A window of Castanea sativa cultivar Marrone di Chiusa Pesio chromosome 1, ASM4071231v1 contains these coding sequences:
- the LOC142610093 gene encoding uncharacterized protein LOC142610093, whose protein sequence is MAKYKYNGAFYDLSLLLLMFIFSQRFFLVDSTTDPADIKVLKDLKNGLNPKSIVPGSCLSSWDFSLDPCDHVFSNHFTCGFRCDRVVSGSFRVTEITLDPAGYSGSLTSTTWSLPYLQTLEISDNSFSSSIPDSLSNLTRLRRLSLPRNSLSGPIPNSLSSLSQLHELYLDNNELNGPIPLTLNKLVNLKRLEVQRNNLSGKIPNLGSLRNLYFFDASDNELSGEVPLTLPKSLVEVSVRNNNLQGNLPESLANLGYLQVLDLSHNRLSGPVISVLFDHLSLQQLTLSHNNFTSLEVPSNYVNSRLIAIDLSYNELRGLLPASIGLMPKLSALSLEHNKFTGMIPMEYAMKAAVPAGAGTTASFQRLLLGGNYLFGLIPAAFIGLKPGSVNVSLVDNCLYMCPDRFFFCQGAVQKSLVDCKNFGPVIP, encoded by the coding sequence AtggccaagtacaagtacaatgGTGCTTTCTATGATCTCTCATTATTGCTTCTAATGTTCATATTTTCCCAGCGTTTCTTCCTTGTAGATTCAACAACAGACCCAGCAGATATTAAGGTTCTCAAAGATTTGAAAAATGGTCTCAACCCAAAGTCCATTGTACCTGGTTCTTGTCTAAGTTCATGGGACTTTTCGTTGGACCCATGTGACCACGTCTTCAGCAACCACTTCACGTGCGGTTTCAGATGCGACCGAGTTGTCTCCGGCTCATTTCGAGTCACCGAGATCACTCTTGACCCGGCGGGTTACTCAGGTTCACTCACTTCCACTACTTGGTCACTCCCTTACTTACAAACCCTCGAAATTTCAGACAACTCGTTCTCGAGCTCAATCCCAGACTCACTCTCCAACTTGACTCGCCTCCGCCGACTCAGCCTCCCCAGAAACTCGCTCTCTGGTCCAATCCCCAACTCGCTCAGCTCACTCTCTCAGCTCCACGAGCTCTACCTCGACAACAACGAACTAAACGGTCCCATTCCTTTAACCTTAAACAAACTGGTTAACCTGAAAAGACTCGAAGTCCAAAGAAACAACCTCAGTGGCAAGATTCCCAATCTGGGTTCTCTCAGAAACCTCTATTTCTTCGATGCCAGCGATAATGAGCTCTCTGGTGAAGTCCCATTAACATTGCCAAAGTCCCTCGTCGAGGTCTCTGTTCGAAACAACAACTTACAAGGAAACCTCCCAGAAAGCTTAGCCAATTTGGGTTATCTACAAGTACTCGATTTGAGTCATAATAGGCTCAGTGGGCCTGTGATTTCAGTTCTTTTCGACCATCTTTCACTTCAACaactcacactctctcacaacAATTTCACATCTTTGGAAGTGCCTAGTAACTATGTTAATAGCAGATTGATAGCCATTGATCTGAGCTATAACGAGCTTAGAGGATTGTTGCCAGCGTCTATTGGATTAATGCCAAAGCTCTCGGCTTTGTCTTTGGAGCACAACAAGTTTACAGGGATGATACCAATGGAGTATGCTATGAAAGCTGCTGTTCCTGCAGGAGCTGGAACAACGGCGTCGTTTCAGAGACTGTTGCTTGGTGGGAATTACTTGTTCGGGTTGATACCAGCTGCTTTTATTGGTTTGAAACCGGGTTCGGTTAATGTGAGCCTTGTGGATAACTGTTTGTACATGTGCCCTGATAGGTTTTTCTTCTGTCAAGGTGCGGTTCAGAAGTCTTTAGTGGATTGTAAGAATTTTGGGCCTGTGATTCCTTGA